The proteins below are encoded in one region of Rana temporaria chromosome 2, aRanTem1.1, whole genome shotgun sequence:
- the LOC120928136 gene encoding vomeronasal type-2 receptor 26-like has translation MYPTLFRMTPEDRVHYGALIRLLQHFGWNWVGIITSWDGSGDEEAQELSKMMSQHGICIDYIIQITPDTMELTRKSRIITLPTYAYRAVNVLAHALHGMYMEKKTSEPNGFQHKLHKYVRNVHYTDVNDDKIYFTERKEIPTNLVLQSWFTSKAAFYYTTISNIKGPDFVPETFPNMSRPIFWKRSKTERSPTFLVEFVFLSKLLLDWAEFTAVDSENCMKCPDDEWPNEKKDRCVPKLLDFLSYTDDTIVGVFSAVSILCWLLTGLILGIFIHYQDTPIVKANNRNLSYLLLVSIMLSFLCVFLFLGHPVDVTCMLRVSSFGVIFSVAVSSLLAKSIMVCIAFKATKPGSPWRKWMGAKLPNFIICVLSLVQIIICVTWLSISPPFQDRDIHSYQGTIIIQCNEGSVIGFYSVLGYMGLLAAVSFIIAFLARTLPDSFNEAKYITFSMLVFCSVWIAMIPAYLSTRGKYMVAVEVFAIMASSSGLLGCIFFPKCYIILFRPDLNTKTVFLENKIPYISSCIHIE, from the exons ATGTATCCAACTTTATTCCGTATGACCCCAGAAGATCGGGTCCATTACGGAGCCCTTATAAGACTTTTGCAGCATTTTGGGTGGAACTGGGTTGGAATAATAACATCATGGGACGGCAGCGGTGATGAGGAGGCCCAAGAGCTGAGTAAGATGATGAGCCAACACGGGATCTGCATAGATTATATCATTCAGATCACTCCGGATACTATGGAGCTTACTCGGAAATCAAGAATTATTA CTCTGCCCACCTATGCATACAGGGCGGTAAATGTTCTGGCCCACGCTCTACACGGAATGTACATGGAGAAAAAGACATCTGAGCCCAATGGATTCCAGCACAAA CTGCACAAGTATGTGAGAAATGTTCATTACACGGACGTAAACGATGACAAGATCTACTTTACCGAGAGAAAAGAAATTCCAACCAATCTTGTTTTACAAAGCTGGTTCACTAGCAAAGCAGCTTTTTATTATACAACAATTTCCAATATTAAAGGTCCAGATTTTGTGCCTGAAACATTTCCCAATATGAGTCGTCCCATCTTCTGGAAAAGAAGCAAA ACGGAGAGATCTCCAACATTTCTGGTAGAGTTTGTATTTCTTAGTAAGTTATTGTTGGACTGGGCAGAATTTACTGCTGTAG ACAGTGAAAACTGCATGAAATGTCCTGATGATGAATGGCCAAATGAGAAGAAGGATCGGTGTGTTCCAAAGTTGTTGGATTTCCTCTCCTACACCGATGACACCATTGTTGGAGTATTTTCGGCTGTCTCCATCCTCTGTTGGCTTCTGACTGGTTtaatattggggatatttatacatTATCAGGACACCCCCATTGTTAAAGCTAATAACCGGAACCTGAGCTATCTTCTCCTGGTCTCCATCATGCTGAGCTTCCTCTGTGTCTTCTTGTTCCTTGGCCATCCAGTAGATGTGACCTGCATGCTCCGTGTCTCCTCTTTTGGTGTCATCTTCTCAGTTGCCGTCTCTTCTCTTCTTGCCAAAAGTATCATGGTGTGTATTGCTTTTAAAGCCACCAAACCTGGGAGTCCCTGGAGGAAATGGATGGGAGCCAAACTTCCTAATTTTATCATCTGTGTGCTCTCATTGGTCCAAATAATAATCTGTGTCACTTGGTTGTCTATTTCTCCTCCCTTCCAGGATCGGGACATTCACTCTTATCAGGGGACGAtcatcattcagtgtaatgaGGGTTCAGTGATCGGCTTCTACTCTGTCCTGGGATATATGGGCCTTCTGGCAGCTGTGAGTTTCATTATCGCTTTTTTAGCcaggacattaccggacagttttaatgaggccaagtacatcaccttcagcatgctggtgttctgcagtgtctggattgccatgatcccggcctatctgagcaccagagggaaatacatggtggctgtggaggTTTTTGCTATAATGGCCTCAAGTTCTGGACTTCTTGGTTGtatatttttcccaaaatgttaCATAATTCTGTTCAGACCCGACCTGAATACAAAAACTGTTTTTCTTGAAAATAAGATACCATAtatctct TCCTGTATCCACATAGAGTAA